The genomic segment CGTTACCCTGACAGAATTAAGCGTTTAGTATTTTTAAATACAGCGGCTTTCCATTTGCCAGAATCAAAGCCGTTTCCTTGGGCACTTTGGGTATGTCGTGAAACTATTCTCGGTACTTTTTTAGTTCGTGGCTTTAACGCATTTTCTTCAATTGCGTCATACGTAGGTGTTAAACGTAACCCAATGCCAAAAGAAGTAAGAGAAGCCTACGTTGCACCGTTTAATAACTGGAAAAATCGTATTTCGACTTTACGGTTTGTGCAAGATATTCCATTAAAACCAGAAGACAGAAACTATGATTTGGTTTCTAGTATTGCTGATAGCTTACCGCAGTTCTCGAATGTACCGACTTTGATTTGTTGGGGTTTACAGGACTTTGTATTCGACAAGCATTTTCTTGATAAATGGCGCCAACACATGCCTCATGCCCAAGTACGTGAGTTTGATGATTGTGGCCATTATATTTTAGAAGATGCCAGTGAAGATGTGATTGGCTTAATCCAACATTTTATGGCCGAGCAACCTCAATCTTAATCCATAAAATATTGAACGTTGTAGTATCTAAGGGCATTTTAACAATGCCCTTTTTTATTAAAATGAATACTCTATAGGTTTAAGAGATAACTAATACATTAATGAGATACTTCAGTGGTTACAGGTATCCCCAATAAGATGACATCAACATTATGACTTTACCTTCGGCCAATATTTGTCAGCACCTTCAGCATGCAGCTGTTCACTCTCCAACAGAACTTGCCGTTGCCGTGCAAACGGCATCATCGACACTGTCATATCAAGAAATTGATTTTAACCAGCTAAATGCGCAATCCGATGAAATGGCTTATCGCTTAAATGCCAATGGTATTAAAGCTGGAATGAAAGCGGTATTAATGGTGACGCCCAGTATTGATTTTTTTGTACTGACGTTTGCCTTATTCAAAGCAGGAATTATTCCCATTCTGGTTGACCCTGGAATGGGCGTAAAAAACCTAAAACAATGTTTTGAAGAGTCGAAACCTGATGCTTTTATCGGTATTACGAAGGCAAATATTGCAAGGCGCATTCTTGGATGGGGTAAAGGTTCGGTTAAGCAATGCCTCAATGTGGGAGGCAGTCGGATCGCATGCTTTTTGGCAGGGGCGAAGGCGATAGATGACTTACCCCAAAATACGGCCTCTGCACCTTATCCTATTGCTGCATTGGCAAAAGATGCCATGGCGGCGATATTGTTTACCAGTGGTAGCACTGGCACCCCAAAGGGGGTGGTTTATAGTCACGAGATGTTTGAGGCTCAAATTCAAGCATTGAAACATGATTATGGCATTAAGCCTGGTGAGCGAGACCTAGCGACATTTCCGTTATTTTCATTATTTGGTCCAGCTCTTGGAATGGCATCGATTGTGCCAGCTATGGATGCCAGTAAACCGATTACCGCCAATCCTGATTACTTGTTTGCGGCAATTGAAAAATATCAATGCTCAAATATGTTTGTTAACCCAGCTTTGCTGGAGCGATTAGGTGAAGCAGGTGAGAGTAAACAGCATAAATTACCTAGCGTTAAACGCGTAATTTCAGCTGGCGCCCCAGCAACAATAGCTTCGATAAAGCGCTTCAGTCATATGCTGAGTAGCGGTGTTGAAGTGCTAAACTCTTATGGTGCTACCGAGTCGTTACCCATTAGTATGATGCCGAGTTCGGCGTTATTTGAGACCACAGAGGCAACAGATAACGGCTTAGGAATTTGTGTGGGTCACCCGATTAAAGGTGTTGATATTGCGATTATTGATATCACCGAAAACCCGCTTAAACAGTGGGATGATAACTTGATGCTCGATAGCGGTAGCATTGGTGAAATTGTGGTAAAAGGTCCCATGGTGAGTCGCAGTTATTATCATCGTGAAAGTGCAACTGCAATCGCTAAAATCTCAGATGGTGAGCATATTCGTCATAGGATGGGCGATGTTGGCTATCTTGATGAAAAAGGGCAGTTATGGATGTGTGGTCGCAAGGCGCATCGTGTTGACCAAACTGGTACAGATAAAAAACGTTATTTTTCTATTCCCTGTGAAAGAGTATTTAATACCCATCCGCAGGTTAAACGTTCTGCACTTGTTCCTGTCAGCATAAACGGTGAAACTTTGCCTTTGTTGTGTATTGAACTAGATAAAGGCCTCGCCTGTTCGGATAGTAAAATGCTCTATAGTGACCTGCTAGCAATCGCTGAAAAGCATTCTCATACTGTGGGGATCAGTCGATTCCTTATCCATCCTGATTTTCCTGTTGATGTCCGCCATAATGCAAAAATATTTCGCGAAAAGCTGGCAGTTTGGGCACAAGCACAATGGAAGGAAGCGTAAGTGACTCAAATTGAAAATAAGCCCTTAACTCATTTGGAAGCGAACTCAATGACCTCAGTAAATAGCGCTCAGCTTCAATTAACTGATTTACTGCCTCAAGAACAAACGGCATTAGCAGCACTTAAACAAACGGCAAACAAGGCATTTGTTACCGGAGCGGGCGGCTTTCTAGGTAAGAGTATTTGTAAACGTCTGCGCGCCGCGCAAATTGAGGTCGTAGGATTTGCCCGTGGTGATTACCCTGAACTCACTGCAATGGGTGTTGAGATGTTTAAAGGTGATCTTGCTGATTATGATGGGGTGGTTAACGCTATGGAAGGCTGCGATCTCGTGTTTCACGTTGCTTCAAAAGCCGGTGTTTGGGGAACTAGAGATAGTTATTTTGAACCTAACGTTAATGGCACCGCCAATATCATTAGAGCGAGTAAAGCCCATCAAATAGACCGTATTGTGTATACCAGTACCCCAAGTGTGACTTTTGCTGGTGAAGATGAAGCAGGAATTGATGAATCAGCGCCATATGCGGCTAAATTTTTAAATTATTATGGCCACTCAAAAGCGCTAGCAGAAAAGATGATTCTTGATGCAAATAGCGAAGAGCTTAAAACCACAGCATTACGACCTCATTTAATCTGGGGGCCTGAGGATCCGCACTTGGTTCCAAGGGTGATTGAGCGTGCTAAAAAAGGCAAATTAAAACTAGTAGGCAAGCAAGATAAGTTAGTTGATACGATCTTTGTCGATAATGCTGCATTTGCACATATTCTTGCCGCTGTAGAGTTAAGTCATCAAGCAAACTGTGCTGGTAAAGCCTACTTCTTGAGTAATGATGAACCAATAACAATGGCTAACATGCTCAATAAAATTTTAGCTTGTGTTGATATCCCCCCCGTTGAAAAACGAGTACCTGCAGGGGTTGCCTATGCAGCAGGAGTGGTATTAGAAGGCATATATGGCCTTTTAAAGAAACAGCAAGAACCGATAATGACACGATTCGTAGCAAGGCAATTATCAACCAGTCATTACTTTGATATTAGAGCAGCAAAAAACGATTTTGGGTATCAAGCGCTAATCAGTATTGATGAAGGCATGATAAGACTAAAGCAGTCGCTTTAGTCTTATGTAAATAGTCTCTAAATAAAAGCGAGAAGTTTAGTCACTGAGTCACGCTGTACTAAGTGATTGGTTTAATAAAACGACAAGGGTTGCCGGCATACACACCATTGCCGGCGATATCTTTAGTCACAACACTGCCTGCACCAATCACAGTGTTATCGTGAATGGTAATGCCAGGCAATACAGAAACATTTCCGCCTAACCAAACATCATTTCCTATCGTAATCGGCTTTCCGAATTCAGTATTGCGGCGTGCAATAGGATCAATCGGGTGTGTGGCCGTTGATAACATAACGTTAGGGCCAAACATAACATTGCTTCCTATTTTGACTTCACAGACGTCTAAAATAACCAAATTATGATTGGCATAAAAATTATCACCGATCGTGATATTAGTGCCATAGTCACAGAAGAAGTTTGCTTCGATATGACAGTGTCCAGTGATATTAAGTAATGTTTTTAGCATGGCTTGGCGTTTATCATTATCCAATGGACTGAGCTGATTAAACTGATGACACACTAATTTTGCCTGATTTCTTGCAGCTAGAAGCACTTCATCCCACGCATCATATGCCAGGCCTGCTAGCATTTTTTGTTTCTCAGTCTGTTTTTTCATCACGATAACCTTAAGTGCGTGAATAATTTTTCTTTAGTATGACTTAAGTTTACAAACCAAACATAGACTTATGTCTGCTATACGCCGGGTGTAACTTGATTATCATAACGGTATTACTTTAACGCATTGTTTTAGGGGACTTATCGCACCTAAATTTCATGCAATAGGATGGATACTGGCAGATGAACATTAAATTCACTGAGTTATATCGTCAATTAGGACGTCTAACCAAGGCTAAAAACCTTAAGGTTTTGGGGCTGTTTTGCATCATGCTAACAAGTATACCTTTAGCAATAGGCCAAAATCAGCCTAAGCAAGAATCCCTTCATAATCCTTTGATTGGTAGCTGGGCGCTGTTTGATGGCAAGTACCTCAATGAGAATAAACAATGGGTTGATTATAAGACACTTAATTTATCTGCTATTAAGCTTGTGTCGGCAACGCACTTTAGCTTCACGACAATGAAAAAAGAGGGCGGGAAAAAGACATTTTGGGCAAGTGCTAGTGGTCATTACGAATTAATTAATAATCAATATACCGAGTTTCCGACGTTGAGCTCATTTGGGGTGAAGCCAGGAGAGTCCTATCGCTTTTTATTTATGTTAAAAGAAAATGAGTGGCATACGCAAAGATACGATGGTGAAGATCTCGTTGAAGAGGAGGTGTGGAAAAGGCTTGATTAAAGGGCTTGCGGATTTTCGTAATCTTGGCTTTACAAGTTTGAAGGTATCAAAAAGTCGTTTTAGCATTGGCTAATTTATCAGCACATGTATCTTGAGTTTGACTTACCCACACCAATCACAATTCTAATGAATGGGTAAGAAGGGAGAAAAAGATGCATAAACCATGGAATTTAGCCACATTAGCCATCCACGCAGGGCACGAGAAAGATGCGCTTGGGGCGTTGGTATCGCCACTATATCAAAGTGCGACATTCGTTTTTGATAATGCAGAGCAAGGAGGAGCCCGCTTTGCGGGTGATGAAGCTGGATACATTTATACTCGTTTAGGAAACCCGACAACCAATGAGTTAGAGCGTAAAATGGCTTTGTTAGAGGGGGCTGAACAAGCAGCTGCCTGTGCGTCTGGGATGGCTGCAGTATCGGCATCGCTTATGACTCATTTGGAATCAGGTGATCATCTCATTGCCTCAAACGCGATTTACGGCTGTACTTTCGCTCTATTAAGTAGTCAGTTAACCCGTTTTGGGGTTGAAACAACCTTCGTCGATTTTAGGGATCTTTTAGCCATAGAAGCGGCCATTCAACCGAATACCAAATTATTATTTTGTGAAACCCCAGTGAACCCTCACTTACAAGTGTTCGATTTGAGCGCCATCGTCGATATCGCCAAAACCAATAACCTGATTACGATTGTCGATAACACCTTTATGACGCCATTGTTACAGCAGCCTATTAACATGGGAGTCGACATGGTCATCCACAGTGCCACAAAATATTTAAATGGTCACGGTGATGTTATTGCCGGAATAGTGTGCGGTTCTGAGGCGCATATCCACAAATTGAAGTATGAGATTTTAAAAGATTTTGGTGGCGTACTTTCGCCACATGACGCGTGGCTAATTTTGCGTGGAATAAAAACCTTAGATGTGCGATTACAAAGACATTGTGATAATGCAGAGATATTAGCTGAATACCTTAATCAGCATCAAGCTATAGAAAAGGTGTTCTATCCAGGGCTTAAGTCTCATCAAGGTCATGGGTTTCTTGGCTCACAAATGAAACGTGCGGGCGGGGTGATTGCATTTGAAATAAAAGGAGACATCAAACAGGCAATCAAATTTGTCGATAGTTTGTCACTATTTACTATTGCTGTCAGTTTAGGAGATGCAGAGTCGTTAATTCAGCATCCAGCTTCTATGACTCATTCGCCATATACCCCAGAAGCCAGAGCTGCTGCTGGCATTACCGATAATCTATTGCGTATCTCTGTCGGATTGGAAAACGTAGAAGACTTGATAGAAGATATTTCACGAGCATTGAATATGTGCGCAATCGATAGCAAATAGTAGAGGTAGATAAATAAACTGGGTAGATATCAAAAACTAAATTCTTTAATTGTAATAACAAACTAAGAAATAAGCAGAACAAGGGAAAATAACTGAATAAGATAGGTATTGATAAAATTGGTTGCGGGAGCTGGATTTGAACCAACGACCTTCGGGTTATGAGCCCGACGAGCTACCAAACTGCTCCATCCCGCGTCCGATTTTTATCTTTTGTTATTAAGTGGTTGCGGGAGCTGGATTTGAACCAACGACCTTCGGGTTATGAGCCCGACGAGCTACCAAACTGCTCCATCCCGCGTCCGTACTTAATAATGATAGTGGTTATATTGGTTGCGGGAGCTGGATTTGAACCAACGACCTTCGGGTTATGAGCCCGACGAGCTACCAAACTGCTCCATCCCGCGTCCGAATATAAACTATCTTGCTTAAACAGTGCGATATAGCTTAGCTATAATACCTTGTTGCCATCATTATATTGGTTATCAATTGATACCATTACAAAATTGGTTGCGGGAGCTGGATTTGAACCAACGACCTTCGGGTTATGAGCCCGACGAGCTACCAAACTGCTCCATCCCGCGTCCGTTTAAGCGGGGCGAACTATAACGACCTAAGCTGTACTTGGCAAGTCATAATGACAATTTTATGATTGTTTGCTGGGTTAATGAGCATAAATCGATATTTTAGTCACATTCAGTCGTTTTAATCGCCAAATCCGCTATCTCTATTCTGAGTCGCTTGCCTATTGACCGAGCGATACTTGGGCTAAGGGAACGACTTATTAGTGAGAATGACCCATTTGGTGAGGCAATTTGAATTAAATTGTCTTAAAAAGATGAGTATTTATCCAATTCAACCACATTTTCTCACTTGAACTCTTGATTAGGTATATAATGCCGACTTAATTATATCTGTGAGATGATGACTGCCAATTCCATGTTAAATTTTTTTGCTGCAGCCCCTAAGGGTTTTGAATATAGCTTAGCCAATGAGCTTAAAGAGTTTGGTGCTACTGATGTTAAGGAAAGCGTTGCGGGCGTATATTTTTCTGCTCCACTTGAGCTTGCCTATAGAATTACATTGTGGACAAGACTAGCGAGTCGCATTGTCGTGGTTATCTATAAAGGGGCTTGTGAGTCAGCCGAGCAACTTTATAACGCAGCTTACTGTATTGATTGGCCTTCGCATTTTTCTAATAAGAGTACATTCAGTATCGACTTCCATGGTACGGGTGGCTTTATCAATAATACGCAATTCGGTGCATTAAAAATTAAAGATGCAGTCGTAGACCGTTTTCGTGATGATGGCGAGTGCCGTCCTGACGTTGAACGGTTAAATGCTGAATTTAGAATTGACGCCCACTTTAGAAATAATCAATTAACAGTATCGATTAACTTTTCTGGGCCTTCATTGCATCAACGTGGGTATCGTGCCACAACAGGTGAAGCACCACTAAAAGAAAATCTAGCAGCGAATATGTTGGCCCGTAGTGGCTGGCAAGCCAAGCCAACGGATTTGCTCGACCCATTTTGTGGTAGTGGAACAGTCGTCATTGAAGCGGCATTAATGGCGTCAGATATCGCCCCTGGTTTGCAACGTGCACGTTTTGGGTTTGAGCATTGGCAACGTCATGATGACGCAGTTTGGCAAGCTGTACTACAGGAAGCTAAAGCACGTGCTTCTTTGGGTAAGACTCGTTGCCAAGTGAAGTTTTTTGCATCTGATATCGATTCTCGCTTAGTGGCATTAGCTAAGAAAAATGCTGAAAATGCCGGTGTCGCTGATTTGATCGAGTTTTCCGTTTCAGATGCGCTGAATGTCACCCCACCAGTTACTGAAGGTTTTTTAATTTCTAATCCGCCTTACGGGGAACGATTAGGTAGCATC from the Shewanella japonica genome contains:
- a CDS encoding alpha/beta fold hydrolase, translating into MLENLLPFDSHFLDRNGNKLHYVNEGQGEPVVMVHGNPSWSYYYRNLVGALSPTHQCIVPDHIGCGLSDKPDDPDYDYTLKNRIDDLEALLDHLDVKDNITLVVHDWGGMIGMGYAARYPDRIKRLVFLNTAAFHLPESKPFPWALWVCRETILGTFLVRGFNAFSSIASYVGVKRNPMPKEVREAYVAPFNNWKNRISTLRFVQDIPLKPEDRNYDLVSSIADSLPQFSNVPTLICWGLQDFVFDKHFLDKWRQHMPHAQVREFDDCGHYILEDASEDVIGLIQHFMAEQPQS
- the oleC gene encoding olefin beta-lactone synthetase, with the translated sequence MTLPSANICQHLQHAAVHSPTELAVAVQTASSTLSYQEIDFNQLNAQSDEMAYRLNANGIKAGMKAVLMVTPSIDFFVLTFALFKAGIIPILVDPGMGVKNLKQCFEESKPDAFIGITKANIARRILGWGKGSVKQCLNVGGSRIACFLAGAKAIDDLPQNTASAPYPIAALAKDAMAAILFTSGSTGTPKGVVYSHEMFEAQIQALKHDYGIKPGERDLATFPLFSLFGPALGMASIVPAMDASKPITANPDYLFAAIEKYQCSNMFVNPALLERLGEAGESKQHKLPSVKRVISAGAPATIASIKRFSHMLSSGVEVLNSYGATESLPISMMPSSALFETTEATDNGLGICVGHPIKGVDIAIIDITENPLKQWDDNLMLDSGSIGEIVVKGPMVSRSYYHRESATAIAKISDGEHIRHRMGDVGYLDEKGQLWMCGRKAHRVDQTGTDKKRYFSIPCERVFNTHPQVKRSALVPVSINGETLPLLCIELDKGLACSDSKMLYSDLLAIAEKHSHTVGISRFLIHPDFPVDVRHNAKIFREKLAVWAQAQWKEA
- the oleD gene encoding 2-alkyl-3-oxoalkanoate reductase; the encoded protein is MTSVNSAQLQLTDLLPQEQTALAALKQTANKAFVTGAGGFLGKSICKRLRAAQIEVVGFARGDYPELTAMGVEMFKGDLADYDGVVNAMEGCDLVFHVASKAGVWGTRDSYFEPNVNGTANIIRASKAHQIDRIVYTSTPSVTFAGEDEAGIDESAPYAAKFLNYYGHSKALAEKMILDANSEELKTTALRPHLIWGPEDPHLVPRVIERAKKGKLKLVGKQDKLVDTIFVDNAAFAHILAAVELSHQANCAGKAYFLSNDEPITMANMLNKILACVDIPPVEKRVPAGVAYAAGVVLEGIYGLLKKQQEPIMTRFVARQLSTSHYFDIRAAKNDFGYQALISIDEGMIRLKQSL
- a CDS encoding sugar O-acetyltransferase; the protein is MKKQTEKQKMLAGLAYDAWDEVLLAARNQAKLVCHQFNQLSPLDNDKRQAMLKTLLNITGHCHIEANFFCDYGTNITIGDNFYANHNLVILDVCEVKIGSNVMFGPNVMLSTATHPIDPIARRNTEFGKPITIGNDVWLGGNVSVLPGITIHDNTVIGAGSVVTKDIAGNGVYAGNPCRFIKPIT
- a CDS encoding trans-sulfuration enzyme family protein, translating into MHKPWNLATLAIHAGHEKDALGALVSPLYQSATFVFDNAEQGGARFAGDEAGYIYTRLGNPTTNELERKMALLEGAEQAAACASGMAAVSASLMTHLESGDHLIASNAIYGCTFALLSSQLTRFGVETTFVDFRDLLAIEAAIQPNTKLLFCETPVNPHLQVFDLSAIVDIAKTNNLITIVDNTFMTPLLQQPINMGVDMVIHSATKYLNGHGDVIAGIVCGSEAHIHKLKYEILKDFGGVLSPHDAWLILRGIKTLDVRLQRHCDNAEILAEYLNQHQAIEKVFYPGLKSHQGHGFLGSQMKRAGGVIAFEIKGDIKQAIKFVDSLSLFTIAVSLGDAESLIQHPASMTHSPYTPEARAAAGITDNLLRISVGLENVEDLIEDISRALNMCAIDSK